A single Triticum dicoccoides isolate Atlit2015 ecotype Zavitan chromosome 2A, WEW_v2.0, whole genome shotgun sequence DNA region contains:
- the LOC119354085 gene encoding calcium-dependent protein kinase 20-like — MGNCCATPPAVDGGGGGAGKQQKEPKQRKGKKPNPFSIEYNRSAPPGASRLVVLRDPTGTGRDIAERYELGGELGRGEFGVTYLCTDRATREALACKSISKKKLRTAVDVEDVRREVEIMRHLPKHPNIVTLRDTYEDDNAVHLVMELCEGGELFDRIVARGHYTERAAAVVTKTIVEVVQMCHKHGVMHRDLKPENFLFANKKETAVLKAIDFGLSVFFTPGERFSEIVGSPYYMAPEVLKRNYGQEVDVWSAGVILYILLCGVPPFWAETEQGVAQAIIRSVIDFKRDPWPRVSDNAKDLVRGMLNPDPRRRLTAQQVLDHPWLQNIKKAPNVNLGETVKARLQQFSVMNKFKKHALRVIAEHLSVEEVAGIKDMFEKMDLNKDSMINFDELKLGLNKLGHQMPDADVQILMDAADADGNGCLDYGEFVTLSVHLKKIGNDEHLHKAFGYFDRNKSGYIEIDELRESLADDLGPNHEEVINAIIRDVDTDKDGKISFDEFVAMMKAGTDWRKASRQYSRERFTSLSLKLQKDGSLQITSTQ; from the exons ATGGGCAACTGCTGCGCGACGCCgccggcggtggacggcggcggcggcggcgccgggaagcagcagaaggagccgaagcagaggaagggcaagaagcccaaccccttctccATCGAGTACAACCGGTCGGCGCCGCCGGGGGCCTCCAGGCTGGTGGTGCTGCGGGACCCCACGGGGACGGGCCGGGACATCGCCGAGCGGTACGAGCTCGGCGGGGAGCTCGGCCGCGGGGAGTTCGGGGTCACCTACCTCTGCACCGACCGCGCCACCCGGGAGGCCCTCGCCTGCAAGTCCATCTCCAAGAAGAAGCTCCGCACCGCGGTGGACGTCGAGGACGTGCGCCGCGAGGTGGAGATCATGCGCCACCTCCCCAAGCACCCCAACATCGTCACCCTCAGGGACACGTACGAGGACGACAATGCCGTGCACCTCGTCATGGAGCTCTGCGAGGGCGGGGAGCTcttcgaccggatcgtcgcccggGGACACTACACGGAGCGCGCCGCAGCTGTGGTCACCAAGACCATCGTCGAGGTCGTGCAG ATGTGCCATAAGCATGGAGTGATGCACCGGGACCTCAAACCAGAGAATttcttgtttgcaaacaagaaAGAAACCGCCGTGCTGAAAGCAATTGATTTTGGCCTGTCTGTTTTTTTCACTCCAG GCGAACGGTTCTCTGAGATTGTTGGAAGTCCTTATTACATGGCTCCAGAGGTGTTGAAGAGAAACTATGGCCAAGAGGTGGATGTTTGGAGTGCAGGAGTGATTCTTTACATCCTTCTTTGTGGCGTCCCTCCATTCTGGGCAG AAACTGAACAAGGTGTTGCTCAAGCAATTATCCGGTCTGTCATTGACTTTAAAAGAGATCCATGGCCTAGGGTCTCAGATAATGCAAAAGACCTTGTAAGGGGAATGCTTAACCCAGATCCAAGGAGGCGTTTGACAGCTCAGCAAGTGCTTG ATCATCCCTGGTTGCAGAATATTAAGAAGGCTCCAAATGTCAATCTGGGTGAGACAGTTAAGGCCAGACTTCAACAGTTCTCTGTGATGAAcaagttcaagaagcatgcacttAGG GTCATAGCTGAGCATCTTTCGGTAGAAGAGGTGGCCGGCATaaaggatatgtttgaaaagaTGGACCTTAACAAAGATAGTATGATTAATTTTGATGAACTGAAGCTTGGACTGAATAAACTTGGCCACCAAATGCCTGATGCagatgtccaaatactaatggatgCT GCTGACGCTGATGGAAATGGGTGCTTAGACTATGGAGAATTTGTTACTCTGTCTGTTCACCTGAAAAAGATCGGCAATGACGAACATCTGCACAAGGCATTTGGATACTTTGATCGGAACAAGAGTGGATATATTGAAATTGATGAACTCCGGGAGTCATTAGCTGATGATCTGGGACCAAATCATGAAGAGGTTATCAATGCCATCATCCGTGATGTGGACACTGATAAG GATGGCAAGATAAGctttgatgagtttgtggcaatgatgaAGGCCGGAACCGACTGGAGGAAAGCCTCGAGACAATATTCGAGAGAACGGTTCACTAGCCTCAGCTTGAAGCTGCAGAAGGACGGATCGTTGCAGATAACAAGTACCCAATAG